A window of Nocardiopsis sp. Huas11 genomic DNA:
TCCGACGGCCCGATACCACCCGGGCGTCCGCGCCCTGACCAGCGTGGACACCCAGGTCAGGGCGCCCCGCACGCACGCGCCGACGCCCGGCCTCAACGCGCCCGCCGGCGCTGAATCCGCACCGTTCACCTCGCCGCGGTTCGTCGACCCGGCGATCAGCAGGTGGCCTGGAGCGCCCTGAGCGCGAACGGGCTGAGCCACCGATCATCGCGGCGAGCCCGCAGAACCTCGTTCTGGTACCCAACGGCGAGCTCCCGGCGTCGCCAACGGAGCCACGCACCACCCGCGGCCCGTCCGCCCCGGAGCTCGGCCGCCGTCGACGCGTCGGCCCGATCCACGGCGCAGCCACGCAGAACCGCCGTCCCGGAGGGCCTCCAACCCCTTCCCGCCCCTACTCCCCCTACCACCGATAATGCACATTATGTCAAGTTAAGAGGTGAGGGGCGCCCGCACCTGCCATCACACCACCGCCCCGAAACCCGATTTAACGACCCCACCGGATACCGACATGTATACGTAACAGCCGGGCACGCCACGCGAAACACCCCCACACCAGCCTCCTAGGTGACCCCGCCCACCCCAGCCCCCACCCCTAGGAGAAGGCACACGATGGCACCCCAGCCCCCGCGCCCACACCCGCGCCTCAGCGCGATCGCCGCCACCCTCGCCCTCACCCTGGCCGCCACCGCCTGCGCCTCAGGCGACCCCGCCGGAGTCGACGAGGACACCGTCACCGTCGGCATGCTCCACTCCCTCTCCGGCACCATGGCCATCAGCGAGGTCACCGTCCGCGACGCCGTCGAACTCGCCATCGACGAGATCAACGCCGACGGCGGAGTCCTGGGCCGCCAGATCGAACCCGTCATCGAGGACGGCGCCTCCGACGAAGCCACCTTCGCCGACCGCGCCAACAAACTCCTCAACGACGACAACGCCGTCACCGTCTTCGGCGGCTGGACCTCCGCCTCCCGCAAGGCCATGCTCCCCGTCTTCGAACGCAATAACGGCCTGCTGTGGTACCCGGTCCAATACGAAGGCCTCGAAGCCTCCCCCAACATCGTCTACACCGGCGCCACCACCAACCAGCAGATCATCCCCGCCCTGGACTACCTGCGCGAACAAGGCCACAGCAGCCTCTACCTCGTCGGCAGCGACTACGTCTTCCCCCGCACCGCCAACCAGATCATCACCGCCTACGCAGGCGCCCACGACATGGACATCACCGCCGAGGAATACACCCCCCTGGGCCACACCGAATACTCCACCATCACCAACG
This region includes:
- the urtA gene encoding urea ABC transporter substrate-binding protein; its protein translation is MAPQPPRPHPRLSAIAATLALTLAATACASGDPAGVDEDTVTVGMLHSLSGTMAISEVTVRDAVELAIDEINADGGVLGRQIEPVIEDGASDEATFADRANKLLNDDNAVTVFGGWTSASRKAMLPVFERNNGLLWYPVQYEGLEASPNIVYTGATTNQQIIPALDYLREQGHSSLYLVGSDYVFPRTANQIITAYAGAHDMDITAEEYTPLGHTEYSTITNDIARTQPDAVFNTLNGDSNVSFFQQLRSAGVTPDDSPVLSVSVAEEEIEGIGADNIAGHLTAWNYYQTTQTDTNTGFVQAFTDTYGADRVTSDPMQSAYNAVYLWKAAVEEADSFDVDDVRAALDGTSIDAPEGTITIDGDTQHVVKTARIGQINDDGLIDEIWASPEPVTPDPYLTGYDWAADLTG